A genome region from Arthrobacter sp. V1I9 includes the following:
- a CDS encoding DUF559 domain-containing protein → MDIFDYLKQAGGVARTSQLRNAGFSKREIAKLLDHGAMQPRRGIFLAPGCNKELAAAIQHNGRLTCASAAAHYGLWQRNPPNQLHLACNHGHGAGFVRHRSIRFGGHPLLPVAGVADVVLHSLGCLPPPASTALATSAIRLHCLPVELLKQQLLADRSAPALRALRELNLRAESIVEVDAQHLFRTNGVAFEPQVFLPGIGRVDFLLSGFLIVEIDGFAFHSQRADMLRDRDRNNSSTVKGYAVLRYMPEHIWFNQERVLADIRTALALRARTAG, encoded by the coding sequence ATGGACATCTTCGATTACCTGAAACAAGCCGGTGGAGTTGCCCGCACCAGCCAACTCCGCAATGCCGGATTCTCTAAACGGGAGATTGCCAAACTGTTGGACCACGGCGCAATGCAGCCCAGACGAGGCATCTTCCTCGCGCCCGGCTGCAATAAGGAACTCGCGGCCGCGATCCAGCACAACGGCAGGTTGACCTGCGCCAGTGCCGCTGCCCACTACGGACTATGGCAACGAAACCCGCCGAACCAGCTCCACCTGGCCTGCAACCACGGCCACGGCGCAGGCTTTGTCCGGCACCGGTCCATTCGCTTCGGTGGACATCCGCTGCTGCCCGTGGCCGGAGTGGCGGATGTGGTCCTGCACTCACTGGGGTGCCTGCCGCCACCAGCGTCCACCGCTTTGGCCACGTCCGCCATCCGGCTGCACTGCCTGCCGGTGGAGCTGCTGAAACAACAACTCCTCGCTGACCGGTCAGCGCCGGCTCTGCGGGCACTTCGGGAGCTGAACCTCCGCGCCGAATCCATCGTTGAAGTGGATGCCCAGCACCTCTTCCGCACCAATGGCGTTGCCTTCGAACCACAGGTTTTCCTGCCGGGCATCGGCCGGGTGGACTTCCTCCTGAGCGGCTTCCTGATAGTGGAGATCGACGGGTTTGCGTTCCATTCACAACGGGCGGACATGCTGCGCGACCGTGACCGGAACAACTCCTCAACCGTGAAAGGCTACGCGGTCCTCCGCTACATGCCGGAGCACATCTGGTTCAACCAGGAACGGGTTCTGGCCGACATTCGCACGGCACTGGCGCTCAGAGCAAGGACCGCTGGCTGA
- a CDS encoding cupin domain-containing protein, with the protein MKALPVEPSNVPVAIGSRIRAARQSQRLTIEQVADATGLTKGFLSRVERDLTSPSVASLVTLCQVLSISIGELFAAPETHLTKRNDGPRISLGGQGIVERLLTARSERRIQIIQACIEPHGRGETELYAVDCDVDVLHVIKGKIKLILTNEEYDLSTGDTVTFPGREPHTWVNPTDQPVEVLWVLVPAASR; encoded by the coding sequence ATGAAGGCACTGCCAGTTGAGCCCAGCAACGTACCTGTTGCCATTGGTTCCCGGATCCGCGCGGCGCGGCAGTCGCAGCGGCTCACCATCGAGCAGGTTGCTGACGCCACTGGTCTCACCAAGGGATTCCTTAGCCGGGTGGAGCGCGACCTGACGTCCCCTTCGGTAGCTTCGCTCGTGACCCTTTGCCAAGTGCTCTCGATTTCCATCGGTGAACTGTTTGCGGCGCCGGAAACCCATCTCACCAAACGCAATGATGGGCCGCGGATCTCCCTCGGCGGCCAAGGCATCGTGGAGCGCCTGCTCACGGCCCGCTCGGAGCGGCGCATCCAGATCATCCAGGCCTGCATCGAGCCGCACGGCCGCGGCGAGACCGAGTTGTATGCCGTGGACTGCGATGTTGACGTTCTCCACGTTATCAAGGGCAAAATCAAGCTGATCCTCACTAATGAGGAATACGACTTGAGTACCGGGGACACCGTGACCTTCCCCGGCCGGGAACCGCACACCTGGGTCAACCCCACGGACCAGCCGGTCGAAGTCCTCTGGGTCCTGGTTCCGGCCGCCAGCCGCTGA
- a CDS encoding sodium:solute symporter has protein sequence MDANVINIAIVVVYLLAMLAFGWWGKSRTKNNSDFLVAGRRLGPFLYTGTMAAVVLGGASTVGGVGLGYKFGISGMWLVVAIGAGVLLLSLLFAGTIQKLKIYTVSQMLTLRYGSRATEASGIVMLAYTLMLCATSTGAYATIFVVLFDWDRAMAIAVGGAIVLIYSTVGGMWSITLADQVQFIIKTVGIFFLMLPFTLNAAGGMDGIRSRVDASFFQIDGIGLQTIITYFVVYTLGLLIGQDIWQRVFTAKTAKVARWGGATAGIYCILYGVAGALIGMAASVALADIEIAAKDDVYAEVAQSLLPIGIGGLVLAAAVAAMMSTASGALIAAATVARADVLPFVASWFGKNINTEDTDNPEHDVKANRIWVLTLGIVAIVIAIITKDVVAALTIAYDILVGGLLVAILGGLVWKRGTGVAAAASMAVGSVVTLGTMIVLEINAKAPLDGIYANEPIYYGLLASAVVYIAVSLLTKPTDPQVMRNWQRRVSGQDSRETSAEAVSAP, from the coding sequence GTGGACGCAAATGTCATCAACATCGCCATTGTGGTGGTGTACCTTCTCGCAATGCTGGCATTCGGCTGGTGGGGCAAGTCCCGTACCAAGAACAACAGCGACTTCCTGGTCGCCGGCCGCCGGCTTGGCCCGTTCCTTTACACCGGCACCATGGCCGCCGTCGTCCTGGGCGGTGCTTCCACGGTGGGCGGCGTGGGCCTCGGCTACAAGTTCGGCATCTCCGGCATGTGGCTGGTCGTCGCCATCGGCGCCGGCGTCCTGCTCCTGAGCCTCCTTTTCGCGGGGACCATCCAGAAGCTGAAGATCTACACGGTCTCGCAGATGCTCACCCTGCGCTACGGCAGCAGGGCTACCGAGGCTTCGGGCATCGTGATGCTCGCGTACACACTGATGCTCTGCGCCACGTCCACCGGCGCCTACGCCACCATTTTCGTGGTCCTCTTCGACTGGGACCGTGCCATGGCCATTGCCGTCGGCGGCGCCATTGTGTTGATCTACTCCACGGTGGGCGGCATGTGGTCCATCACCCTGGCGGACCAGGTGCAGTTCATCATCAAAACTGTCGGCATCTTCTTCCTGATGCTCCCCTTCACCCTCAACGCCGCGGGCGGCATGGACGGCATCCGCAGCCGGGTGGATGCAAGCTTCTTCCAGATCGACGGCATCGGCCTGCAGACCATCATCACCTACTTTGTGGTGTACACCCTGGGCCTGCTGATCGGCCAGGACATCTGGCAGCGCGTCTTCACGGCCAAGACGGCCAAGGTGGCCAGGTGGGGCGGCGCCACCGCCGGAATCTACTGCATCCTTTACGGTGTTGCGGGTGCGCTGATCGGCATGGCCGCCAGCGTGGCGCTGGCCGACATCGAGATTGCCGCAAAGGACGACGTTTACGCCGAGGTGGCGCAGAGCCTGCTGCCCATCGGCATCGGCGGACTGGTATTGGCAGCCGCTGTGGCAGCAATGATGTCCACGGCATCAGGCGCGCTTATCGCAGCCGCAACAGTTGCCCGCGCCGATGTCCTGCCGTTTGTGGCGAGCTGGTTCGGCAAGAACATCAACACCGAGGACACGGACAACCCCGAGCATGACGTCAAGGCAAACCGCATCTGGGTCCTCACCTTAGGCATCGTTGCCATCGTCATCGCCATCATCACCAAGGACGTGGTTGCAGCCCTGACCATCGCCTACGACATCCTGGTGGGCGGCCTCCTCGTGGCCATCCTGGGCGGCCTGGTCTGGAAGCGCGGCACCGGTGTGGCCGCCGCCGCTTCCATGGCCGTGGGCTCGGTGGTCACGCTGGGCACCATGATCGTCCTGGAGATCAACGCCAAGGCGCCGCTGGACGGCATCTACGCCAATGAGCCCATTTACTACGGCCTGCTCGCATCCGCCGTGGTGTACATCGCGGTTTCCCTGCTGACCAAGCCCACGGACCCCCAGGTGATGCGCAACTGGCAGCGCCGCGTTTCCGGGCAGGACAGCCGGGAGACTTCCGCAGAAGCAGTTTCGGCTCCCTAG
- a CDS encoding VIT1/CCC1 transporter family protein has product MSQHADPYRNRAAPSESFPSDSGPAATGSSGAASDRRLVPQPTSADIRRWRQYLADERAEAAVYRDLAQNRQGEEREILLALAEAEGRHEAHWLGLLGENAGKPRPASMRSQLLGFLARHFGSVFVLALAQRAEGRSPYAKDPNATDAMAADEQIHEEVVRGLATRGRNRLAGTFRAAVFGANDGLVSNLSLVMGMAASGVASSVVLLSGIAGLLAGAMSMGAGEFISVRSQRELLAATRPTQVTLAAAPKLDIEHNELLLVYLARGMSQEAAQHRVAERMGLLSCDCDPSLSLQPELPEAEDQHEAVGTAWGAALSSFCFFASGAIVPILPFLFGMTGVAALVVAGVLVGLALLVTGGIVGLLSGTSPLTRGLRQLAIGLGAAGVTYLLGLVFGTVIH; this is encoded by the coding sequence GTGTCTCAGCACGCCGATCCATACCGCAACCGCGCAGCCCCATCAGAGTCGTTTCCCTCAGATTCGGGCCCCGCCGCCACCGGCTCGTCCGGGGCCGCATCCGACCGCCGGCTGGTACCCCAGCCCACCTCCGCGGACATCCGCCGCTGGCGCCAGTACCTCGCAGACGAGCGTGCCGAGGCAGCTGTCTACCGGGACCTGGCGCAGAACCGGCAGGGTGAAGAACGCGAGATCCTCCTGGCCCTTGCCGAAGCAGAGGGACGGCACGAGGCACACTGGCTGGGCCTCCTCGGGGAAAACGCCGGCAAGCCCCGCCCGGCGTCGATGCGAAGCCAGCTGCTGGGGTTCCTGGCGCGGCACTTTGGCTCGGTCTTCGTGCTGGCCCTTGCCCAGAGGGCAGAAGGCCGCTCCCCCTACGCCAAGGACCCCAACGCCACGGACGCGATGGCTGCCGACGAGCAGATCCACGAAGAAGTGGTTCGCGGACTGGCCACTCGGGGGCGCAACCGCCTGGCGGGAACCTTCCGCGCCGCCGTTTTCGGCGCCAACGACGGCCTGGTCAGCAACCTTTCCCTGGTGATGGGCATGGCGGCGTCCGGCGTGGCCAGCAGTGTGGTGCTGCTCAGCGGCATTGCCGGCCTGCTGGCAGGTGCCATGTCCATGGGAGCCGGAGAATTCATTTCGGTCCGCTCCCAGCGCGAACTCCTCGCGGCCACCCGCCCCACCCAGGTGACTTTGGCAGCAGCCCCCAAACTGGACATCGAGCACAACGAACTGCTGCTCGTCTATCTGGCCAGGGGTATGTCCCAGGAGGCAGCGCAGCACCGCGTTGCCGAACGCATGGGCCTCCTGTCCTGCGACTGCGACCCCAGCCTTTCCCTGCAGCCGGAGCTTCCCGAGGCCGAGGACCAGCACGAGGCAGTGGGCACGGCGTGGGGCGCGGCCCTGTCCAGCTTCTGCTTCTTCGCCTCAGGGGCCATTGTCCCCATCCTGCCGTTCCTGTTCGGCATGACCGGCGTAGCAGCCCTGGTGGTGGCAGGTGTTCTCGTGGGCCTTGCCCTCCTGGTCACCGGCGGCATCGTGGGCCTGCTCTCCGGAACGTCACCGCTTACCCGGGGCCTGCGCCAGCTCGCCATCGGGCTGGGCGCCGCAGGGGTCACCTACCTGCTCGGGTTGGTCTTCGGCACCGTCATCCACTAG
- a CDS encoding matrixin family metalloprotease, translating to MDGQPPRQAGRRARTGSSGRALRFVLTGALFSAALLGAALVLDDPRIKDFLDVRLGPGVGGQEGGGGGEPQAGTAGNPGGQPAAEARTGAPPAGVEEEAAPLREPVPPAVGSDSYRFLAVNGDGSPVGYSPCRPLHYVINGDLAPAGSEYLIPDAISTISAATGITFVYDGTTTELPSPQRPPYQPDAYGERWAPLLIAWTTPEVAPQLKGKVIGTGGSTHYGYNEGPKTFVTGGLDLDAPQIADELLNPDGHLYATAVILHELSHVMGLDHVEDPTQLMYPEIGTSEGLSTGDLNGLYELGKAQCRKDL from the coding sequence GTGGACGGGCAGCCGCCGCGCCAGGCCGGAAGGCGGGCACGCACTGGAAGCAGCGGCAGGGCCCTTCGATTTGTACTCACAGGTGCCCTGTTCTCCGCAGCATTGCTGGGGGCTGCGCTGGTGCTGGACGATCCCCGGATCAAGGATTTCCTCGATGTCCGCCTCGGCCCCGGCGTCGGCGGGCAAGAGGGCGGCGGCGGCGGCGAGCCCCAAGCTGGAACCGCCGGGAACCCCGGAGGGCAGCCCGCGGCGGAGGCACGGACAGGAGCCCCGCCGGCGGGAGTCGAGGAAGAGGCGGCCCCCTTGCGCGAGCCCGTGCCACCAGCCGTGGGCAGTGATTCCTACCGGTTCCTGGCGGTCAACGGCGACGGCAGCCCGGTTGGTTACTCCCCATGCCGGCCGCTGCACTACGTCATCAACGGCGACCTGGCGCCCGCCGGCTCGGAGTACCTGATTCCTGACGCCATCTCTACTATTTCCGCTGCCACCGGCATAACGTTCGTCTACGACGGCACCACCACCGAACTGCCGTCACCCCAGCGGCCGCCTTACCAGCCCGATGCCTACGGCGAGCGCTGGGCGCCGCTCCTCATCGCGTGGACAACCCCGGAGGTCGCGCCGCAGCTGAAAGGGAAAGTGATCGGCACCGGCGGCAGCACCCACTACGGCTACAACGAAGGCCCCAAGACCTTCGTTACCGGCGGACTTGACCTCGACGCACCGCAAATAGCCGATGAACTGCTGAACCCCGACGGCCACCTCTACGCCACTGCCGTGATCCTGCACGAACTCAGCCATGTGATGGGACTGGACCATGTGGAGGACCCCACCCAACTGATGTACCCGGAGATCGGCACTTCCGAGGGGCTGTCCACAGGGGACCTCAACGGCCTCTATGAGTTGGGCAAGGCGCAATGCCGCAAGGACCTCTGA
- a CDS encoding LOG family protein produces the protein MNLSGNLGPSPRSLEVDDLAIFDRLVSGRGAELDGWHAQSLDLRGRAAAMEQVNVEGAIFLGCTFDDGMEDTLRRRGALIFPRLDAVPFNPYRAGLYSPAELYTGLADAPYEELPDAQIYQWSIQPGQRHRLDATLASALHDHAIGDALEEAIHSGPFSNRSVVGVMGGHAAQRGSADYSQAAQLGRLLARDGHVVATGGGPGAMEAANLGAYLSQADDGGLQAALAGLGAVPGFRPSVSAWARAAAAVVERYPDGTPSLGIPTWFYGHEPPNYFATHIAKYFANAIREAILLELCQGGIIFLPGAAGTVQEIFQDACENYYGAREKITPMVLVGRHHWEHQYPAWPMLRSLAAGRPMADRIFLVDTVDEAAEVLQG, from the coding sequence ATGAATCTATCCGGCAACCTTGGCCCCAGCCCCCGCAGCCTTGAGGTGGATGACCTCGCTATTTTTGACCGCCTGGTCAGCGGACGCGGCGCGGAGCTCGACGGCTGGCACGCCCAGTCGCTTGACCTTCGCGGGCGGGCCGCTGCCATGGAGCAGGTGAACGTTGAAGGCGCCATCTTCCTTGGCTGCACCTTTGACGACGGGATGGAGGACACCCTCCGGCGCCGGGGCGCCTTGATTTTCCCGCGCCTCGACGCAGTTCCCTTCAACCCCTACCGGGCCGGTTTGTATTCGCCCGCCGAGCTTTACACCGGCCTCGCGGATGCCCCGTATGAAGAACTGCCCGACGCGCAGATCTACCAGTGGAGCATCCAGCCGGGCCAGCGGCACCGGTTGGACGCCACCCTCGCGTCAGCTCTGCACGACCACGCAATCGGCGATGCGCTGGAAGAAGCAATCCATTCCGGGCCCTTCTCCAACCGGTCCGTAGTCGGCGTCATGGGCGGGCATGCGGCCCAGCGGGGGAGCGCCGACTATTCCCAGGCAGCACAGTTGGGCAGGCTGCTTGCCCGGGACGGGCACGTGGTGGCAACGGGCGGGGGACCGGGAGCCATGGAGGCAGCCAACCTGGGGGCCTACCTGAGCCAAGCGGACGACGGCGGGCTGCAGGCTGCGCTGGCAGGGCTTGGCGCCGTCCCGGGGTTTCGTCCCTCGGTGTCTGCGTGGGCGCGCGCGGCGGCCGCCGTCGTCGAGCGCTACCCGGATGGAACGCCGTCGTTGGGCATCCCCACCTGGTTCTACGGCCATGAGCCACCCAATTACTTCGCCACGCACATTGCCAAATACTTCGCCAATGCCATCCGCGAAGCCATCCTGCTCGAGCTCTGCCAAGGGGGCATCATCTTCCTCCCGGGAGCCGCAGGAACTGTGCAGGAGATCTTCCAGGATGCCTGTGAGAACTACTATGGCGCACGCGAGAAAATCACGCCCATGGTGCTGGTGGGCAGGCACCACTGGGAGCACCAGTATCCCGCGTGGCCAATGCTCCGAAGCCTGGCCGCGGGCAGGCCCATGGCGGACCGGATTTTTCTGGTGGATACGGTTGACGAGGCGGCAGAAGTACTGCAGGGCTAG
- a CDS encoding GntR family transcriptional regulator: MANQLNLSIDRSSPVPLYHQVVQGIEAAIHTGVLPPGSRLDNEIDLAAQLNLSRPTMRKAMDELVRSGLLVRKRGVGTQVVSSQVRRPLELSSLFDDLSNNAAKPTTDVLTFSHDEADDPTREALHLPPGAMVYHFTRLRKVGGKPLALMENWVRDDITPLTEELLGSQGLYSVLRNGGVNFRLATQRIGAVVANEYQATQLDTVPGSALVTMERTAVDDTGRNVETGHHVYRADSYSFEMTLVQR, from the coding sequence ATGGCGAATCAACTAAACCTCAGCATCGACCGCTCTTCGCCGGTGCCCCTTTACCATCAGGTGGTGCAAGGCATCGAAGCAGCCATCCACACCGGAGTGCTCCCTCCCGGCAGCCGGCTGGACAACGAGATTGACCTCGCCGCACAGTTGAACCTGTCGCGGCCCACCATGCGCAAGGCCATGGATGAACTGGTGCGCTCCGGCCTGCTGGTGCGCAAGCGGGGCGTGGGGACACAGGTCGTGTCCAGCCAGGTCCGGCGCCCGCTGGAGCTTTCCAGCCTCTTTGACGACCTCAGCAACAACGCCGCCAAGCCCACCACAGACGTTCTCACGTTTAGCCACGACGAGGCCGACGACCCGACGCGCGAGGCGCTCCACCTTCCGCCGGGCGCCATGGTGTACCACTTCACCCGGTTGAGGAAAGTGGGCGGGAAACCGCTGGCGCTGATGGAAAACTGGGTCCGCGATGACATCACGCCCCTCACCGAGGAACTCTTGGGCAGCCAAGGCCTGTACTCCGTACTGCGCAACGGCGGAGTGAATTTCCGGCTCGCCACCCAACGGATCGGCGCCGTAGTAGCCAACGAGTACCAGGCCACGCAACTCGACACGGTGCCAGGCTCGGCCTTAGTCACCATGGAGCGGACCGCCGTGGACGATACAGGCCGCAACGTGGAAACCGGACACCATGTGTACCGTGCGGATTCGTACAGCTTTGAAATGACACTCGTACAGCGCTAG
- the iolB gene encoding 5-deoxy-glucuronate isomerase, translating into MTNWVYPLGSAADGGWDVSLGTSDSSLAVDGWAHTGVKVATLAAGAAIGLPAAGEERIVVPLNGSFTVTVDGEDYVLKGRASVFHGPSDVLYSGTGRAVTVSSEDGGRFAVATAPANASYPTRLVTGAETPVELRGAGNCSRQVHNFGTPAALEADRFIVCEVLTPAGNWSSYPPHKHDEEKDGETNLEEIYYFETQVAEGSAAPADADAIGYQRVYASDERPINVAAEVRTGDVVLVPYGWHGPAMAAPGYDLYYLNVMAGPGPVRQWLISDDPHHGWVRQSWDGLDVDPRLPFTA; encoded by the coding sequence ATGACTAACTGGGTCTACCCCCTGGGCAGTGCCGCCGACGGTGGTTGGGACGTCTCGCTCGGAACCTCCGATTCATCCCTGGCAGTGGATGGCTGGGCCCATACGGGCGTGAAAGTCGCCACCCTCGCGGCCGGGGCCGCCATCGGGCTGCCGGCGGCGGGTGAAGAACGAATAGTAGTTCCGCTCAACGGTTCCTTCACTGTCACAGTCGACGGCGAAGACTATGTGCTGAAGGGGCGCGCTTCCGTGTTCCACGGCCCCAGCGATGTCCTGTATTCGGGGACTGGCCGTGCCGTCACCGTCAGTTCCGAGGACGGCGGCAGGTTCGCGGTTGCCACCGCCCCGGCCAACGCCTCCTACCCCACCCGCCTGGTTACCGGTGCCGAGACCCCCGTGGAGTTGCGCGGAGCCGGCAACTGCTCCCGGCAGGTTCACAATTTCGGCACGCCCGCGGCCCTCGAGGCCGACCGTTTTATCGTCTGCGAAGTGCTCACCCCCGCAGGGAACTGGTCGTCCTACCCTCCTCACAAGCACGATGAGGAAAAGGACGGCGAGACGAACCTCGAAGAGATCTACTATTTCGAGACGCAGGTGGCCGAGGGTTCCGCAGCTCCGGCCGACGCTGACGCCATCGGCTACCAGCGGGTTTATGCCTCGGACGAGCGCCCCATCAACGTCGCGGCGGAGGTCCGCACGGGCGACGTTGTCCTGGTCCCCTACGGCTGGCACGGGCCAGCCATGGCCGCACCGGGCTACGACCTGTACTACCTGAACGTGATGGCTGGACCGGGCCCCGTCCGTCAATGGCTCATCAGCGACGACCCGCACCACGGCTGGGTTCGGCAAAGCTGGGACGGCCTGGACGTCGATCCTCGGCTGCCGTTCACAGCCTAG
- a CDS encoding Gfo/Idh/MocA family oxidoreductase, which translates to MHANNIATLNGALNPEGINVRLRLTDVAQDHARTVAAGLGAEFLPTVEALLASGLDGLVVATGTGTHPELIKAGVDAGIPVFCEKPVAMDVADALPVLEYIRDRQGVVQIGHQRRFDAGYLEARRAYEAGELGWIHSLRAVTCDMAPPPVEFLASSGGLFRDCSVHDFDILRWLTGREIVEVYAKGSNNGDPAIAAVGDVDTALALVTFDDGTVGTVSATRYNGAGHDVRLEIQGSRRSLLVGLDDKAALASAEPGIGFPAGEPHRTFAERFDAAYRDEMAAFVELILGRRDNPCTPEDAVAASRVADAAQESLATGVAVKVAVSVAR; encoded by the coding sequence ATGCACGCGAACAACATCGCCACACTGAATGGGGCGCTCAATCCGGAAGGCATCAACGTCCGGCTGCGGCTGACTGACGTGGCCCAAGACCACGCCAGGACCGTCGCGGCCGGCCTCGGGGCCGAATTCCTTCCGACGGTGGAGGCGCTGCTGGCCTCTGGGCTGGACGGCCTGGTGGTTGCCACCGGGACGGGCACCCACCCTGAGCTGATCAAGGCCGGCGTGGACGCTGGCATCCCGGTCTTCTGCGAAAAGCCGGTGGCCATGGACGTGGCGGATGCGCTTCCGGTGCTGGAGTACATCCGGGACCGGCAAGGTGTGGTCCAGATTGGCCACCAGCGCCGCTTTGATGCCGGCTACCTTGAGGCGCGGCGCGCCTACGAGGCGGGCGAGCTGGGCTGGATCCATTCACTGCGGGCAGTCACCTGCGACATGGCGCCGCCTCCCGTGGAATTCCTGGCCAGCTCAGGAGGCCTGTTCCGGGACTGCTCCGTCCATGACTTTGACATCCTCCGCTGGCTGACCGGCCGGGAGATCGTTGAGGTCTATGCGAAGGGTTCCAACAACGGTGACCCGGCCATCGCCGCGGTGGGGGACGTGGACACCGCGCTCGCGCTGGTGACGTTCGACGACGGCACGGTCGGCACGGTCTCGGCCACCCGATACAACGGGGCTGGCCATGACGTCCGCCTGGAGATCCAGGGGTCCCGGCGGTCGCTGCTGGTAGGGCTGGATGACAAAGCCGCGCTGGCCTCGGCTGAACCCGGCATTGGATTCCCTGCAGGGGAGCCGCACCGGACTTTCGCCGAGAGGTTCGACGCTGCGTACCGTGACGAAATGGCGGCCTTTGTGGAACTGATCCTGGGCAGGCGGGACAACCCCTGCACACCCGAGGACGCGGTGGCAGCTTCGCGGGTGGCGGATGCTGCCCAGGAGTCGCTTGCCACAGGGGTTGCCGTGAAGGTGGCCGTCAGCGTCGCCAGGTGA
- a CDS encoding TIM barrel protein, translating to MRLAVCAEMVFTDLPFVERVQRIHESGFDVELWDSRTKDIAALKATGAVFSSMTGYTAGSLVDPGSADDVVRTAEALIPTALELGISRMVVHPAELIDGHAARPVFRSTGSMWSTGARTLERLGRLGEKHGLTFCLENLNTVLDHPGIPLARAKDTLALVEAAGHPHAKLMLDLYHAQLGEGNLIELVRTALPYVGEIQVADVPGRCEPGTGEINYAAVAGALAEAGYEGTVGMEAWAKDDSDAALDAFRGAFNDYAAEKR from the coding sequence ATGCGCCTGGCGGTCTGCGCGGAAATGGTCTTCACGGACCTTCCCTTTGTGGAACGGGTGCAACGGATCCATGAGTCCGGCTTCGACGTCGAACTGTGGGATTCGCGGACCAAGGACATTGCTGCGCTCAAGGCAACGGGTGCGGTGTTTTCCTCCATGACGGGCTACACCGCGGGCAGCCTGGTGGACCCCGGCTCCGCCGATGACGTGGTGCGGACCGCGGAAGCATTGATCCCCACCGCTCTGGAACTCGGCATCAGCCGGATGGTGGTGCACCCGGCGGAACTCATCGACGGCCACGCCGCGCGTCCCGTATTCCGTTCCACCGGCAGCATGTGGAGCACCGGCGCACGGACGCTGGAGCGCCTCGGCAGACTGGGCGAAAAACACGGCCTGACATTCTGCCTGGAGAACCTCAATACCGTCCTTGACCACCCCGGCATCCCGCTGGCGCGCGCAAAGGACACGCTGGCACTCGTTGAAGCCGCCGGGCACCCCCACGCCAAGCTGATGCTGGACCTTTACCACGCCCAACTGGGGGAAGGTAACCTCATTGAGCTGGTGCGGACAGCCCTGCCGTACGTCGGCGAGATCCAGGTGGCCGACGTCCCTGGACGCTGCGAACCCGGGACCGGGGAAATCAACTACGCGGCAGTCGCCGGGGCACTTGCCGAGGCTGGCTACGAGGGCACCGTGGGCATGGAAGCCTGGGCAAAGGATGACAGCGACGCGGCACTGGACGCCTTCCGGGGCGCCTTCAACGATTATGCGGCGGAAAAGCGATGA